CGACCGCACCGAGCTGTACACCCGGGCGGTCCAGCCGGCTCTCTGGCTGCTGATCTTCGGTCAGACCTTCACCCGCATCAAGGCGATCCCCACCCCCGGCATCCCCTACATCGACTACCTGGCCCCCGGCATCATCGCCCAGTCGGCGATGTTCATCGCCATCTTCTACGGCATCCAGATCATCTGGGAACGCGACGCCGGCGTCCTGAACAAGCTCCTGGTCACGCCCACCCCGCGCTCGGCGCTGATCACCGGCAAGGCCTTCGCGGCCGGGGTGAAGTCGCTGATCCAGGCCGTCGTCGTCATCGTCATCGCAGCCCTGCTCGGCGTGGCACTGACCTGGAACCCCCTCAAGCTGCTCGGCGTCGCGGCGGCGGTGATCCTCGGGTCCGTCTTCTTCTCCTGCCTGTCGATGACCATCGCCGGCATCGTGCTCAGCCGCGACCGGCTGATGGGCATCGGCCAGGCGATCACCATGCCGCTGTTCTTCGGCTCCAACGCCCTGTACCCCCTGTCCGTGATGCCGGGCTGGCTCCAGACGGTCAGCAAGGTCAACCCCCTCAGCTACCAAGTGGACGCCCTGCGCGGCCTGCTCCTCGGCACGCCGGCGCATCTGGCACTGGACTTCGCGGTACTCCTGGTGGCCGCCGCGCTCGGCATCACCGCCGCCTCTTCCCTGCTGGGTCGCCTGACCCGCTGATCACGCTCCGGAACGTGATGTGCGGCACGCGCCCGCACCCCGCCCCGGGGCCCGACGGCGGATTCTTCCTGCGCACGGCTTGATCACCGATCAAGAGGACGAATTCGCTGGCCACAGCGCATTCCGCTCATTTGACAGTGCACTGAGCACAAAGATAGGAAGCAGCTCTCTGAGGTCGAGAGGTGGACTGTGTACGAGCCGAACGTGGTCGGGGACTGGCACGAGTACGACGAGCATGCCGGTTTGCGTGTCCGCGTCCACCGTCTGGAAGCGGCCGAGCCGCCGCGCGGCCGGGACGACGCGGCCGAAGGGCTGACGTACTTCAGGGTCCGTGTGACCATCGAGAACCGAGGCAGTCAGCATTACGGCATCCACCTGGAGGACGGCCAGATCGACGTACGGATCGGCCCCGACGGGGAGAGCGCCTTCATCGACTGGCGCAACTCGCAGTTCATCGAGGGCTTCGACGTCTATCCGCTGCGCCGGGCGACCGCCGTGCTGTACGCGGCCGGCCCGGAGGCGTCCCTGGGCCAGGTGGACATCCAGATCCAGCTGCGGGTCGACGACGAGTGGGCCGACCGCCGGCTGTGGGCGGGCGGCATCGGCCTGCACGAGGGGACCGGCGGCGCCTCCACCCAGCCGGGCGCGGGGCGGGAGAGCCTGGCGCACCAGGTGAGCAACTTCCTGCGCGACCAGGCGGAACCGGGCACCGGCACGGCCTGACGCCGGGGCCTGAGGCCGGCCTCGCGATCTCGACTGTCCGCCTTGTGACCGGGTCTCGCGCTCCAGCGCTGCGATCGGTCTCGCGCCGGGCCTCGCGTTCTCGCTGCAGCCTCAAGACCGGCCTCGCGCCGGGTCCTGACGCCGGGGCCTCGCGCTCTCGTCTGCCCGCCTGACGATCGGCTCTCGCGCCGGGTCCCGACGATCGGCTCACGCCCCGGCCTGACGATCGGCTCACGCTTCGGCCGGACGACAGGGTCTCGCGACTGCGCCTGGCGGCGGGGTCTCGCGTTCCAGCCCCGCGACTGGCCTGGCGCCTCAGCTTTACACCCGGGCCCCGTACCCGCGCCTGACGGTGGGCCCGTGCCAGCGCCTGGCGGCGGCGCTCCGTGCCGCGCCCCGACGCCGGGGCCTCGTGCCAGCGCCCCGGCGCCCCAGGCCGCGCCTGACGCAGTGCCTCAAGTGCTCGTCCGGCGTCCGCGTCAGTGCGGGATGCCGTCGATGATCTCGCGGGCGCCCTGCCGCAGCAGGGCCACGGCGACCGAGGTGCCGAGCGTGGCCGGGTCGAGTCGGCCGGCCCATTCGTGGGCGTTCAGGCGGGTCTTTCCGTCGGGGGTGAAGACACAGGCCCGCAGGGAGAGTTCGCCGCCGCGGTCCACGCGCGCGTACCCGGCGATCGGGCTGTTGCAGTGGCCCTGCAGGA
The nucleotide sequence above comes from Streptomyces sp. NL15-2K. Encoded proteins:
- a CDS encoding ABC transporter permease, coding for MSEAPAAPPTASADRSREGGIDLLLRPPEPRAGWRLLPARVAAMCAVELQKLSHDRTELYTRAVQPALWLLIFGQTFTRIKAIPTPGIPYIDYLAPGIIAQSAMFIAIFYGIQIIWERDAGVLNKLLVTPTPRSALITGKAFAAGVKSLIQAVVVIVIAALLGVALTWNPLKLLGVAAAVILGSVFFSCLSMTIAGIVLSRDRLMGIGQAITMPLFFGSNALYPLSVMPGWLQTVSKVNPLSYQVDALRGLLLGTPAHLALDFAVLLVAAALGITAASSLLGRLTR